A genomic stretch from Gammaproteobacteria bacterium includes:
- the ggt gene encoding gamma-glutamyltransferase: protein MKIRLALLSLILVALPAFAGPKPPQAAVASAHPLATRAGMEILAQGGNAFDAAVAVSAALSVVEPYSSGIGGGGLWLLHRDSDGFETLVDGRECAPGAASEKMYQDKDGDVIPRASMDGPLSAAIPGMPAALVYMAKKYGKLGLAADLAPAIKLAREGFPLDQRFHDRLQGKQDVLKRWPAAAAVFLDDGEVPAVGWLLKQPDLAETFELLAKDGDAGFYQGKRARQMVDGVRAAGGIWSLDDLKGYKVVERKPLVGDYHGMHVVSPPPPSSGGVVLIEILNILAGYDLGHLDRTARDHYVLEAMRYAYHDRADYLGDPDFVQMPLRLLMSPDYAAGLRATILPDKVTPSSALTSVSMPQLGNNTTHYSVLDKDGNRVSGTVTVNFSFGSSFMAPGTGVVLNDEMDDFSSKPGTPNGYGLVGNSANAIAPHKRPLSSMTPSFLETKDGVAILGTPGGSRIITMVLLGALDFYDGGDAKDIVSLPRFHHQYLPDQVEYEHGALSDAEVSALQKMGYSLADHGSWGNMQAITWDYKSGKVVAASDPRGIGTAEVH from the coding sequence ATGAAAATTCGTCTCGCCCTGCTGTCACTCATCCTCGTCGCGCTGCCGGCCTTCGCCGGCCCCAAGCCGCCCCAGGCGGCGGTGGCCAGCGCCCATCCGCTCGCCACCCGCGCCGGCATGGAGATCCTGGCGCAGGGAGGCAACGCCTTCGACGCGGCGGTGGCCGTGAGCGCGGCGCTCTCGGTGGTGGAGCCCTACAGCTCCGGCATCGGCGGCGGCGGCCTGTGGCTGCTGCACCGGGACAGCGACGGTTTCGAGACCCTGGTGGACGGGCGCGAGTGCGCGCCGGGCGCCGCCAGCGAGAAGATGTACCAGGACAAGGATGGCGACGTCATCCCGCGTGCCTCCATGGACGGCCCGCTCTCCGCCGCCATCCCCGGCATGCCGGCGGCGCTGGTCTACATGGCCAAGAAGTACGGCAAGCTCGGCCTCGCCGCGGACCTCGCGCCCGCCATCAAGCTCGCGCGGGAGGGTTTCCCCCTGGACCAGCGTTTCCATGACCGGTTGCAGGGCAAGCAGGACGTGCTCAAGCGCTGGCCCGCCGCCGCGGCGGTGTTCCTGGACGACGGTGAGGTGCCGGCGGTGGGCTGGCTGCTGAAGCAGCCCGACCTCGCTGAGACCTTCGAGCTCCTGGCGAAGGACGGCGATGCGGGTTTCTACCAGGGCAAGCGTGCACGACAGATGGTGGATGGCGTGCGCGCGGCCGGCGGCATCTGGAGCCTGGATGACCTGAAGGGATACAAGGTGGTGGAGCGCAAGCCGCTCGTGGGCGACTACCACGGCATGCACGTGGTTTCGCCGCCGCCGCCGTCCTCCGGCGGCGTGGTGCTGATCGAGATCCTCAACATCCTCGCGGGCTATGACCTGGGGCACCTGGACCGCACCGCGCGTGACCACTATGTCCTCGAGGCCATGCGCTACGCCTACCACGACCGCGCCGATTACCTCGGCGACCCGGACTTCGTGCAGATGCCGCTGCGCCTGCTCATGAGCCCGGACTACGCCGCGGGCCTGCGCGCCACCATCCTGCCGGACAAGGTCACACCCTCCAGTGCGCTCACCTCCGTGAGCATGCCGCAGCTCGGCAACAATACCACCCACTACTCGGTGCTGGACAAGGACGGCAACCGCGTCTCCGGTACCGTGACGGTGAACTTCAGCTTCGGCTCCAGCTTCATGGCGCCGGGCACCGGCGTGGTACTGAACGACGAGATGGACGACTTCTCCTCCAAGCCCGGCACGCCCAACGGCTACGGCCTGGTCGGCAACTCCGCCAACGCCATCGCGCCCCACAAGCGTCCGCTCTCCAGCATGACGCCGAGCTTCCTGGAGACCAAGGACGGCGTCGCCATCTTGGGTACCCCCGGCGGCAGCCGCATCATCACCATGGTGCTCTTGGGCGCGCTGGACTTCTACGACGGCGGCGACGCCAAGGACATCGTGTCCCTGCCGCGCTTCCACCACCAATACCTGCCGGACCAGGTGGAGTACGAGCACGGCGCGCTCAGCGATGCGGAGGTCTCGGCGCTGCAGAAGATGGGCTACAGCCTCGCCGACCATGGCAGCTGGGGCAACATGCAGGCCATCACCTGGGACTACAAGTCAGGGAAGGTGGTTGCGGCTTCTGACCCGAGGGGCATCGGCACGGCGGAAGTGCACTAA
- a CDS encoding YfhL family 4Fe-4S dicluster ferredoxin yields MALKITDACINCDVCEPECPNDAISQGPEIYVIDPKRCTECVGHFEQPQCVQVCPVDCIPLDPEHPETREELMMKYRSLTGKP; encoded by the coding sequence ATGGCCCTCAAGATCACCGACGCCTGCATCAACTGCGACGTGTGCGAGCCGGAGTGCCCGAACGACGCCATCTCCCAGGGTCCCGAGATCTACGTCATCGACCCCAAGCGCTGCACCGAGTGCGTCGGCCACTTCGAGCAGCCCCAGTGCGTTCAGGTCTGCCCGGTGGACTGCATTCCTCTGGACCCGGAACACCCGGAGACTCGCGAGGAATTGATGATGAAGTACCGCAGTCTTACCGGTAAGCCTTAA
- the coaD gene encoding pantetheine-phosphate adenylyltransferase — MASILYPGTFDPITNGHADIVRRAARMFERVVVAIAANPGKAPAFPLETRVRLAKEVLGDVKNLEVVGFTELTVEFARKHKLIAILRGLRAVSDFEFEFQMAAMNRHLGPEVETIFMTPAEQYTFISSSLVREIAMLGGDVSQFVHPAVQTELKHLKKR, encoded by the coding sequence ATGGCGAGCATCCTCTATCCCGGCACCTTCGATCCCATCACCAACGGCCACGCCGACATCGTGCGCCGCGCCGCGCGCATGTTCGAGCGGGTGGTGGTGGCGATCGCCGCCAACCCCGGCAAGGCACCCGCCTTCCCGCTGGAGACCCGCGTGCGTCTCGCCAAGGAGGTGCTGGGCGACGTCAAGAACCTCGAAGTCGTCGGTTTCACCGAGCTCACGGTGGAGTTCGCCCGCAAGCACAAGCTCATCGCCATCCTGCGCGGCCTGCGCGCCGTCTCGGACTTCGAGTTCGAGTTCCAGATGGCGGCCATGAACCGGCACCTGGGGCCGGAGGTGGAGACCATCTTCATGACGCCCGCCGAGCAGTACACCTTCATCTCCTCGAGCCTGGTGCGCGAGATCGCCATGCTGGGCGGCGACGTGTCGCAGTTCGTCCATCCCGCGGTGCAGACCGAGTTGAAGCACCTCAAGAAACGCTGA
- the rsmD gene encoding 16S rRNA (guanine(966)-N(2))-methyltransferase RsmD: MPTSRHNPGRGYRNEFRIIAGQWRRRRLHFPDLPGIRPSPDRVRETLFNWLQGRVEGARCLDLFAGSGALGLEALSRGAAQVVFVDQERAAAAAIREHLALLGAAGGTVEHAEALVWLAREPVPFDLVFLDPPFDADLLPAVCARLAEGWLKPGACVYVEHAAEREVQPPEGWRVLRASRAGRVAYALWSAGP, translated from the coding sequence ATGCCCACCAGCAGGCACAACCCCGGGCGGGGGTACCGCAACGAGTTCCGCATCATCGCCGGCCAATGGCGGCGGCGCAGGCTGCATTTCCCGGACCTGCCCGGCATCCGCCCCTCCCCGGACCGTGTGCGCGAGACCCTGTTCAACTGGCTGCAGGGCCGGGTGGAGGGCGCCCGTTGCCTGGACCTGTTCGCCGGCAGCGGCGCGCTGGGCCTTGAGGCCCTGTCGCGGGGCGCCGCCCAAGTGGTGTTCGTGGACCAGGAGCGCGCGGCGGCGGCGGCGATCCGCGAGCACCTCGCCCTGCTCGGCGCCGCGGGCGGCACGGTGGAACACGCCGAGGCGCTCGTCTGGCTCGCACGTGAACCCGTACCCTTCGACCTCGTGTTCCTGGATCCGCCGTTCGATGCGGACCTGCTGCCGGCAGTGTGCGCGCGTCTCGCCGAGGGCTGGCTCAAGCCCGGTGCCTGCGTGTACGTGGAGCACGCGGCGGAGCGCGAGGTGCAGCCGCCGGAGGGATGGCGCGTGCTGCGCGCGAGCCGCGCAGGCCGCGTCGCGTATGCGCTGTGGTCAGCCGGGCCCTGA
- the ftsY gene encoding signal recognition particle-docking protein FtsY encodes MTPSDSKPGLFARLKSRLNRGVGWLASFAGPVDEALLEELETRLITGDVGVETSRQIMEKFRAQRLPDAAALKTALIEELTALLVPVAQPLAIPAGHKPFVLLALGVNGVGKTTTLGKLAQRYKAKKLSVMLAAGDTFRAAAVEQLQLWGSAQGVPVIAQGPGADPAAVAHDAYQAAKSRGADLLMVDTAGRLHTQAGLMDELKKVNRVLGKFGDGVPHEKLLVLDAGLGQNALRQIEEFHAAVGVTGLAVTKLDGTAKGGVVLAAAARFHIPIRFIGIGEAAEDLTEFDPRAFAEALVG; translated from the coding sequence GTGACGCCATCCGACTCCAAGCCCGGCCTCTTCGCCCGCCTCAAGTCCCGCCTCAATCGCGGCGTGGGCTGGCTCGCCTCCTTCGCGGGTCCCGTGGACGAGGCGCTGCTGGAGGAGCTGGAGACGCGCCTCATCACCGGCGACGTGGGCGTCGAAACCAGCCGGCAGATCATGGAGAAGTTCCGTGCGCAACGCCTGCCCGACGCGGCGGCGCTGAAGACCGCGCTGATAGAAGAACTCACGGCGTTGCTGGTGCCGGTGGCCCAGCCCTTGGCGATACCGGCGGGCCATAAGCCCTTCGTGCTATTGGCCTTGGGCGTGAACGGGGTGGGCAAGACCACGACGCTCGGCAAGCTCGCGCAGCGCTACAAGGCGAAGAAGCTCAGCGTGATGCTGGCAGCGGGTGATACCTTCCGCGCCGCCGCGGTGGAGCAGCTGCAGCTCTGGGGCTCCGCCCAAGGCGTGCCGGTCATCGCTCAAGGGCCCGGCGCGGACCCGGCGGCGGTGGCCCACGATGCCTACCAGGCGGCCAAGTCGCGCGGCGCGGACCTGCTCATGGTGGACACCGCCGGGCGCCTGCACACCCAGGCCGGCCTCATGGACGAGCTCAAGAAGGTGAACCGGGTGCTGGGCAAGTTCGGCGACGGCGTGCCCCACGAGAAGCTGCTGGTGCTGGACGCGGGACTGGGCCAGAACGCGCTGCGCCAGATCGAGGAATTCCATGCGGCAGTGGGCGTCACCGGCCTCGCCGTCACCAAGCTGGACGGCACCGCCAAGGGCGGCGTGGTGCTGGCGGCCGCGGCCCGTTTCCACATCCCCATCCGCTTCATCGGCATCGGCGAGGCGGCGGAGGACCTTACGGAGTTCGATCCCAGGGCTTTCGCCGAAGCGCTGGTAGGATAA
- the ftsE gene encoding cell division ATP-binding protein FtsE, with amino-acid sequence MISFQGVGKRYAGGNEALAEVSFDVERGEMAFLTGPSGAGKSTLLKLVALIERPSRGQIVVNGQNLAGIKRRQLPFYRRQIGMVFQDHKLLDDRSVFDNVALPLVIAGTDLPEIHKRVRAALDLVGLLHKERALPMTLSTGEQQRVGIARAVVYRPPILIADEPTGNLDPDLSLEIMQLFKRMNQVGVTVLVASHDRGLVEQFAARVFNLKGGHIADTGEAHGIAP; translated from the coding sequence ATGATAAGTTTCCAAGGGGTGGGCAAGCGCTACGCCGGGGGCAACGAAGCCCTGGCCGAGGTCTCGTTCGACGTGGAGCGCGGCGAGATGGCCTTCCTCACCGGCCCTTCCGGCGCCGGCAAGAGCACGCTCCTGAAACTCGTGGCGTTGATAGAGCGGCCGAGCCGCGGCCAGATCGTGGTGAACGGCCAGAACCTCGCGGGCATCAAGCGCCGCCAGCTGCCCTTCTACCGCCGCCAGATCGGCATGGTGTTCCAGGACCACAAGCTCCTGGACGACCGCAGCGTGTTCGACAACGTGGCGCTGCCGCTGGTCATCGCCGGCACCGACCTGCCGGAGATCCACAAGCGGGTGCGGGCAGCCCTGGACCTGGTGGGCCTCTTGCACAAGGAGCGGGCCTTGCCCATGACGCTCTCCACCGGCGAGCAGCAGCGGGTGGGCATCGCCCGCGCCGTGGTGTACCGCCCGCCCATCCTCATCGCCGACGAGCCCACCGGCAACCTGGACCCGGACCTTTCCCTCGAGATCATGCAACTCTTCAAGCGCATGAACCAGGTAGGGGTGACGGTGTTGGTGGCGAGCCACGACCGCGGCTTGGTGGAGCAGTTCGCGGCGCGCGTGTTCAACCTCAAGGGCGGCCACATCGCCGACACGGGGGAGGCCCATGGCATCGCCCCGTGA
- the ftsX gene encoding permease-like cell division protein FtsX — translation MASPREPRGAAAAGLKAGLRAWGRDHARVAVTSLGRLYRNAGTSLMTAAVIGIALSLPAAMQVLVGNARQVSGSWEGAARVSVYLKANVSDADAQALAAKVRRMDGVDQVDYISADQALGEFKKLSGFGDAVAVLDKNPLPAVLVVRPKDANPEAAEALQHQLAGNPAVDQVRLDLQWLRRLTAILDIVRRVTDILAALLALAVMFVVGNTIRLEIGGRRTEIEVSKLLGATDPFIRRPFLYHGAWYGFAGGLIACILVALAVSLVAAPVSRLAGLYGSAYALQGLGFLGALGLIAGGAVLGWIGSWLAVARHLRAIEPS, via the coding sequence ATGGCATCGCCCCGTGAACCCCGCGGCGCCGCCGCGGCGGGCCTGAAGGCTGGCCTCAGGGCCTGGGGCCGGGACCACGCGCGCGTGGCGGTCACGAGCCTGGGGCGCCTCTACCGCAACGCCGGGACCAGCCTCATGACCGCGGCGGTGATCGGCATCGCCCTCTCCCTGCCCGCCGCCATGCAGGTACTGGTGGGCAACGCGCGGCAAGTGAGCGGCTCCTGGGAAGGCGCGGCGCGGGTCTCGGTCTACCTCAAGGCGAACGTGAGCGACGCGGATGCCCAGGCCCTGGCCGCGAAGGTACGGCGTATGGACGGCGTGGACCAAGTGGACTACATCAGCGCAGACCAGGCGCTCGGGGAGTTCAAGAAACTCTCAGGCTTCGGCGACGCGGTGGCGGTCCTCGACAAGAACCCGCTGCCGGCGGTGCTGGTGGTGCGGCCCAAGGATGCAAACCCGGAGGCCGCCGAGGCCCTGCAGCATCAGCTCGCGGGCAACCCGGCGGTGGACCAGGTGCGCCTGGACCTGCAGTGGCTGCGGCGGCTCACCGCCATCCTGGACATCGTGCGCCGGGTCACGGACATCCTGGCCGCTCTCCTGGCCTTGGCCGTGATGTTCGTGGTGGGTAACACCATCCGCCTTGAGATCGGCGGGCGGCGCACCGAGATAGAAGTGAGCAAACTGCTGGGGGCCACGGATCCCTTCATCCGCCGCCCATTCCTCTACCACGGGGCTTGGTATGGCTTCGCCGGAGGGCTCATCGCCTGCATATTGGTGGCCCTGGCGGTGAGCCTCGTGGCAGCCCCAGTCAGCCGCCTGGCGGGGCTTTACGGCAGTGCTTATGCACTCCAGGGCTTGGGGTTCCTGGGCGCCTTGGGGCTTATAGCCGGTGGAGCGGTGCTGGGCTGGATAGGCTCCTGGCTGGCTGTGGCCAGGCACCTGCGGGCTATCGAACCTAGCTGA
- the rpoH gene encoding RNA polymerase sigma factor RpoH yields MATNTATLVPVRQELAVSPVGSLDAYVQAVHGIPVLTPEQEKELAVRFHDEQDVEAARQLVLHHLRFVVHVARGYLGYGLPLGDLIQEGNIGLMKAVKRFDPKVGVRLVSFAVHWIKAEMHEYILKNWRIVKVATTKAQRKLFFNLRKSKKRLGWLNAAEVEAIAKDLKVSPEEVLEMESRLAGQDIGFDLTPESEDEDSVSVAPVTYLADEASDPAASIERQDFEDRSEARLEHALTGLDERSRHILQRRWLDEDKATLQELADKYHISAERVRQLENNAIKKLRTVMA; encoded by the coding sequence ATGGCTACGAATACCGCCACTCTCGTCCCGGTCCGCCAGGAGCTGGCAGTCAGCCCCGTGGGCAGCCTGGATGCCTATGTCCAGGCCGTGCACGGTATCCCCGTGCTCACCCCGGAGCAGGAGAAGGAACTGGCCGTGCGCTTCCACGACGAACAGGACGTGGAGGCGGCCCGCCAGCTGGTGCTGCACCACCTGCGCTTCGTCGTGCACGTGGCCCGGGGCTACCTGGGCTACGGCCTGCCCCTGGGCGACCTCATCCAGGAAGGCAACATCGGCCTCATGAAGGCCGTGAAGCGCTTCGACCCCAAGGTGGGCGTGCGCCTCGTGTCCTTCGCCGTGCACTGGATCAAGGCCGAGATGCACGAATACATCCTGAAGAACTGGCGCATCGTGAAGGTGGCCACCACCAAGGCCCAGCGCAAGCTGTTCTTCAACCTGCGCAAGTCCAAGAAGCGCCTGGGCTGGCTGAACGCCGCCGAGGTGGAAGCCATCGCCAAGGACCTGAAGGTCTCGCCCGAGGAAGTGCTGGAGATGGAGTCGCGCCTGGCGGGCCAGGACATCGGCTTCGACCTCACTCCCGAGAGCGAGGATGAGGACAGCGTGAGCGTGGCGCCGGTGACTTACCTTGCGGACGAGGCGTCCGATCCGGCAGCGTCCATCGAGCGGCAGGACTTCGAGGACCGCAGCGAGGCGCGTCTCGAGCACGCCCTCACGGGCCTGGACGAGCGCAGCCGCCATATCCTGCAGCGACGCTGGCTGGACGAGGACAAGGCCACGCTCCAGGAGCTGGCGGACAAGTACCACATCTCCGCGGAGCGGGTGCGCCAGCTCGAGAACAACGCCATCAAGAAGCTACGGACGGTGATGGCCTGA
- a CDS encoding sigma factor-like helix-turn-helix DNA-binding protein yields MSKAHLEHARAQPHILQRCWLDEGKATLEELADKYHISAERVRRIENNAIKRLRTVMA; encoded by the coding sequence TTGAGCAAAGCACATCTCGAGCACGCCCGAGCGCAGCCGCACATCCTGCAGCGCTGCTGGCTGGACGAGGGCAAGGCCACGCTCGAGGAGCTGGCGGACAAGTACCACATCTCCGCGGAGCGGGTGCGGCGGATCGAGAACAACGCCATCAAGAGGCTACGGACGGTGATGGCTTAA